A single window of Undibacterium sp. 5I1 DNA harbors:
- a CDS encoding SAM-dependent methyltransferase: MSNQKQGKLICVGTGLRMAGHLTPIAQSYIENSDVVVAVVPNIFTRKWLQDIAKEYICLLGYYSDVEIEGKDRRDTYRRMADTILDQVRAGKTVCAAFYGHPGIFACIAHMAIADARAEGYSAVMEPGISAEDCLVADIGIDPAKTGMQSMETTQFMIYQHVLDPTCLQILWQPGLAGDLSMKKFETNTAHLQILVNKLARYYPLEHEVILYEAATNPMEKTRIDKVRLGDLPTAMLKTITTLVIPPAQTMQLDQTIVDQLNAIAEASRVSQQAA, translated from the coding sequence ATGTCCAATCAAAAGCAAGGTAAGTTAATTTGTGTTGGCACTGGTTTAAGAATGGCTGGGCATCTGACCCCAATCGCTCAAAGCTATATTGAAAACAGCGATGTGGTCGTTGCTGTCGTGCCTAATATTTTTACCCGCAAATGGCTGCAAGATATCGCTAAAGAATATATTTGTTTGCTCGGCTATTACAGCGATGTCGAGATCGAAGGTAAAGATCGGCGTGATACTTATCGCCGTATGGCCGACACAATTCTGGATCAGGTGCGTGCCGGTAAAACTGTCTGTGCTGCGTTCTATGGGCACCCCGGCATTTTTGCCTGCATCGCTCACATGGCAATTGCCGATGCCAGAGCCGAGGGTTATAGCGCCGTGATGGAGCCTGGCATTTCTGCAGAGGATTGTCTGGTGGCAGATATCGGGATTGATCCGGCCAAAACGGGCATGCAGTCTATGGAGACAACGCAGTTTATGATCTACCAGCATGTGCTTGATCCAACCTGCCTACAAATCTTGTGGCAGCCTGGCTTAGCGGGTGATTTGAGCATGAAGAAGTTTGAGACCAATACCGCGCACTTACAAATACTGGTGAATAAACTGGCTCGTTACTATCCTCTGGAGCACGAAGTTATTTTGTACGAGGCCGCCACCAATCCGATGGAAAAGACGCGTATTGATAAAGTGCGTTTAGGCGACTTACCAACGGCGATGCTCAAAACAATTACGACGTTGGTGATCCCGCCAGCACAGACGATGCAATTGGATCAGACGATCGTGGATCAATTGAATGCGATTGCAGAGGCGAGTAGAGTGAGTCAGCAAGCAGCGTAA
- the recN gene encoding DNA repair protein RecN, whose protein sequence is MLRTLAIRDFVIVDAIELDFSAGFTVFTGETGAGKSILIDALSLSLGGRGDASMVREGAARADICAEFSLDANSSVWLTEHDFANDDNQLILRRVIDNAGRSKAYINGITATAGQLRELGDLLVDIHGQHAHQSLLKSDAQRALLDMQGGLQASAQEVAQLFKTWRNLVKQREEFERDSKNVLLEKERLEWQVKELDKLQIQPGEWESISHEHSRLAHAASLLEGAQEAADLITESDHPMLSQLSSLQQKLSKLLDYDPALQPVIDVLDSARINLQETSYALNDYLSRIELDPARLRTVEARMESIHSTARRFHVTPETLHLEFATLSEQLLQLADASDIQALKAQEEKAFATYKKNAQQLSKARRQTAQELSAAVTTAMQDLSMSGGSFAIALSKCEPASYGLEQIEFQVAGHAGVQPRSLAKVASGGELARISLAISVITSCATATPTLIFDEVDSGIGGGVAEVVGRLLKRLGQDRQVLCVTHLPQVASQANQHFEVSKNSDDGKTHSQIARLDSKQRVEEIARMLGGLEITATTRKHARELLAS, encoded by the coding sequence GATTGATGCCCTCAGCCTCTCTTTAGGCGGACGTGGCGACGCCAGTATGGTGCGTGAAGGTGCCGCTCGTGCCGATATCTGTGCAGAATTTTCTTTAGACGCCAATTCATCCGTATGGCTGACGGAGCATGACTTTGCTAATGACGACAATCAACTCATTTTGCGTCGGGTGATCGACAACGCTGGTCGCTCCAAAGCCTATATCAACGGCATCACCGCTACCGCAGGACAGTTACGTGAACTGGGCGATTTGTTAGTCGACATTCATGGTCAGCATGCACACCAGTCTTTACTTAAAAGTGATGCGCAACGGGCGCTGCTGGATATGCAAGGTGGCTTGCAAGCATCCGCGCAAGAAGTCGCACAATTATTTAAAACCTGGCGCAATCTGGTCAAACAAAGAGAGGAGTTTGAACGCGACTCCAAAAACGTTTTGCTAGAAAAAGAACGTCTGGAATGGCAGGTTAAAGAACTCGATAAGCTACAAATTCAACCTGGTGAATGGGAAAGCATCAGCCATGAACATAGCCGTCTGGCACATGCCGCCAGTCTGCTCGAAGGAGCGCAAGAAGCTGCCGATCTAATCACCGAATCCGATCACCCTATGCTGTCGCAGCTATCGTCGTTGCAACAAAAATTATCCAAATTATTGGATTACGATCCTGCTCTGCAACCTGTGATTGACGTACTAGATTCTGCCCGCATCAACTTGCAAGAAACTAGCTATGCATTAAATGATTATCTGAGCCGGATCGAACTTGACCCGGCACGCTTGCGTACGGTAGAAGCGCGGATGGAAAGCATTCATTCCACTGCACGCCGCTTTCATGTGACGCCTGAGACCTTACATTTAGAGTTTGCGACCTTGTCCGAACAGTTGCTTCAATTGGCAGATGCATCAGATATTCAGGCACTCAAAGCGCAGGAAGAAAAAGCGTTTGCCACCTACAAAAAAAATGCACAACAGTTATCCAAAGCACGTCGTCAGACAGCCCAAGAATTATCTGCAGCAGTAACGACAGCAATGCAAGATCTGAGTATGAGTGGCGGGTCGTTTGCGATCGCTTTATCTAAATGTGAACCAGCCAGTTACGGCCTGGAGCAAATCGAATTTCAAGTAGCGGGTCATGCTGGTGTACAACCAAGATCATTGGCAAAGGTGGCCTCCGGTGGCGAGCTAGCGCGGATTTCACTGGCAATCTCAGTGATCACCTCGTGCGCGACCGCCACGCCGACACTGATTTTTGACGAGGTGGATAGCGGCATTGGTGGCGGTGTTGCCGAAGTCGTCGGGCGTCTGCTAAAACGTTTAGGGCAGGACCGGCAAGTACTCTGTGTGACTCATTTACCGCAAGTCGCAAGTCAGGCCAATCAACATTTTGAAGTCAGCAAAAACAGTGATGATGGCAAAACCCATTCACAGATCGCCAGACTCGATTCCAAACAACGGGTAGAAGAAATTGCCCGCATGTTGGGCGGACTGGAAATCACCGCAACCACGCGCAAACATGCCAGAGAATTGCTGGCATCTTAA
- a CDS encoding lysophospholipid acyltransferase family protein: MIAWRFIRIIVHLFAGMLTCAAIFPWTSTATHEALIRRWSKNLLTICKVRVRLIDRAADSPSAHASSNVLVVSNHVSWLDIFVLNTLQPCHFVAKSDIRKWPLVGWLCEKAGTIFLARGKQREVRRIYEGLVHQIEAGKRIAFFPEGTTAAQGAILPFHANLFEAAIEARVPVQPFAIRYVDAQGALHTAADFIGEMTFVESMRLILQGGGMTADLIRLPLISTENAHRREVAQAAWVSVGEGLGS, encoded by the coding sequence ATGATAGCTTGGCGTTTTATACGTATCATCGTTCACTTGTTTGCGGGCATGCTCACCTGCGCGGCGATTTTTCCATGGACTAGCACTGCAACGCACGAGGCGCTAATCCGCCGCTGGTCTAAAAACTTACTTACCATTTGCAAAGTCAGAGTGCGCTTGATTGATCGCGCAGCCGACTCACCGTCAGCGCACGCGTCTTCCAACGTGCTGGTTGTATCCAATCATGTTTCCTGGTTAGATATTTTCGTATTAAATACGCTGCAACCCTGCCACTTCGTCGCCAAATCCGACATCCGAAAATGGCCACTGGTCGGCTGGCTGTGCGAAAAGGCGGGCACGATTTTTTTAGCCCGCGGCAAGCAACGCGAAGTACGTCGCATCTATGAAGGCCTGGTACATCAGATCGAAGCAGGCAAACGCATCGCCTTTTTTCCAGAAGGCACCACCGCAGCACAGGGTGCAATTTTGCCGTTCCACGCCAATCTGTTTGAAGCCGCCATCGAAGCCCGCGTCCCGGTCCAACCCTTTGCCATCCGCTATGTCGATGCTCAAGGAGCATTGCACACCGCAGCGGATTTTATCGGCGAGATGACCTTTGTCGAAAGCATGCGACTGATTTTGCAAGGCGGCGGCATGACAGCCGATCTGATTCGTCTACCACTCATTTCAACTGAAAACGCACACCGGAGAGAGGTAGCACAAGCGGCTTGGGTATCTGTCGGCGAGGGCTTAGGTTCGTAA
- the hemH gene encoding ferrochelatase, protein MRFLKEPDHTHGKIGKIAVVLINLGTPDAPTTSAVRRYLKEFLSDPRVVEVPRMIWWLILNLIILPFRSKQSAAKYASIWTKDGSPLKVHTEKQAVLLKGYLGERGHEVHVTHAMRYGSPNIPTVLQKLKTDGYDRILILPAYPQYSATTTGANADAVFQHYQKIRNMPELRMVRSYHDHDSYIRALRFSIMNHWQSYGRPDKLVMSFHGLPKAFLMRGDPYHCECYKTARLLAEQLGLTKEQYVVTFQSRLGRAEWLQPYTAPTVKALGQQGTKRIDVVCPGFIADCLETLEEIAMEVRDEFLHAGGKEFNYIPCLNESPEWMRGLAEITEQHLIGWPTMMTVSMRDKQKQDAQISRSESKRLGAEH, encoded by the coding sequence ATGCGCTTCCTCAAAGAACCAGATCACACCCACGGCAAAATAGGCAAAATCGCTGTCGTCTTAATCAATCTTGGCACACCAGATGCGCCGACGACTTCCGCAGTGCGTCGCTATCTGAAAGAATTTTTATCTGATCCGCGGGTGGTAGAGGTACCGCGCATGATTTGGTGGCTGATTTTAAATTTAATTATTTTGCCATTTCGCTCCAAACAATCTGCGGCTAAATACGCGTCGATCTGGACCAAGGATGGATCACCGTTAAAGGTGCATACTGAAAAACAAGCGGTGCTCTTAAAAGGCTATTTGGGAGAACGTGGACATGAAGTGCATGTGACCCATGCAATGCGCTATGGCTCGCCCAATATCCCGACTGTTTTACAAAAATTGAAAACCGATGGCTATGACAGGATTTTGATTTTGCCTGCCTACCCGCAATATTCAGCGACGACGACCGGTGCCAATGCAGATGCAGTTTTTCAGCATTATCAAAAAATTAGAAACATGCCCGAGTTGCGTATGGTCAGGAGTTATCACGACCATGATTCCTACATCCGCGCACTCCGATTCTCGATCATGAACCACTGGCAAAGCTATGGTCGCCCTGACAAACTGGTCATGAGTTTTCATGGATTGCCAAAAGCATTTTTAATGCGCGGCGATCCCTATCATTGCGAATGCTATAAAACTGCCCGTTTATTAGCGGAACAATTAGGTCTGACTAAAGAGCAATATGTTGTGACTTTCCAATCAAGGCTGGGACGCGCAGAATGGCTGCAACCCTATACAGCCCCCACAGTAAAAGCGCTCGGACAACAAGGTACCAAACGTATTGATGTGGTTTGTCCCGGCTTTATCGCCGATTGCCTAGAAACCTTGGAAGAGATAGCCATGGAAGTCCGTGATGAATTTTTGCATGCCGGCGGTAAAGAATTTAATTACATTCCCTGCCTGAATGAATCGCCAGAGTGGATGCGCGGGCTAGCAGAAATTACCGAGCAACATCTGATCGGCTGGCCGACGATGATGACAGTCAGTATGCGAGACAAGCAAAAGCAAGATGCGCAAATTAGTCGATCAGAATCTAAACGTTTAGGTGCAGAGCATTGA
- a CDS encoding symmetrical bis(5'-nucleosyl)-tetraphosphatase — protein sequence MTTSAQSNKVFVIGDIQGCHDQLLELIALIDKDVPQQAPAPRLLFAGDLVNRGPKSLATLRLIRSLGERANSVLGNHDLHLLAVANGIRKAHRNDTIDDILAAPDREELLTWLRHRPLALLEQGHLLIHAGVFPAWTITEALNLAHEVETVLRGDHYVDFLSQMYGNTPDQWSDTLQGADRYRCIVNALTRMRFCSSDGLMDFASKDGMGDTPDGYFPWFDVPGRQTAGEPIAFGHWSTLGLIIRDDLLSLDTGCVWGGKLTAVCLNDHSVVQVDCPQQQKPG from the coding sequence TTGACTACCTCAGCCCAATCTAACAAGGTATTTGTCATTGGCGACATCCAAGGTTGCCATGATCAGTTGTTAGAACTGATTGCGCTGATAGACAAAGATGTACCGCAGCAAGCCCCGGCTCCCCGTCTGTTATTTGCGGGCGATCTGGTCAACCGTGGCCCGAAGTCCTTAGCCACGTTGCGCCTTATACGCAGTCTGGGTGAACGCGCAAATAGCGTGCTGGGCAACCACGATCTGCACTTACTCGCCGTCGCCAACGGCATCCGCAAAGCCCATCGCAACGACACCATCGACGATATCTTAGCGGCACCCGATCGGGAAGAATTATTGACATGGTTGCGTCATCGCCCGCTCGCCTTGTTGGAGCAAGGTCATCTGCTAATCCATGCTGGCGTTTTTCCCGCATGGACAATAACAGAAGCCTTGAACTTGGCTCACGAGGTGGAAACGGTTTTGCGCGGTGATCACTATGTGGATTTTTTGAGTCAGATGTATGGCAATACACCCGATCAATGGAGCGATACTCTGCAAGGCGCAGACCGCTACCGCTGCATCGTCAATGCCCTCACTCGCATGCGCTTTTGCAGCAGCGATGGGCTGATGGATTTTGCCAGCAAAGATGGCATGGGCGATACGCCTGATGGTTATTTCCCTTGGTTTGACGTTCCAGGTCGTCAGACCGCAGGCGAACCGATTGCCTTCGGGCACTGGTCAACACTGGGCTTGATCATTCGTGACGACTTGTTGAGTTTAGACACTGGCTGCGTCTGGGGTGGCAAGCTGACGGCGGTATGCCTTAATGATCACAGCGTAGTACAAGTCGATTGCCCCCAGCAGCAAAAACCGGGCTAA
- a CDS encoding GGDEF domain-containing protein: MTVSIIFLMLLTFTSSVFADSAEEIDQQLQLFLQYIDRDIAKATVVLQHLTAEKIQFTQEQSNKFVLYKASYLGFVGLHKERIDIVQSVIGNITDQNLKVKFLNQLSASYTALGEYDNALNAMNQSILLLPTIDSYTAQIGILHSAATLLSSLRAYDDALSYADRIISLPSPQGNFQAKCIGYANKVQINFERGNHADALSLMKDAIDSCNANGRKSIVLFLRGYEVIDLIEEHSYQQGIKLGLPLLIEYSKADQKLNNFCELEEAIAKAYLKIGNFSLAETHGLSAYEHEKINQSMQVRQKINTTMALIKRAQGQLAAALEYSDAALVLKDKVLNEQLQKSVAYQRVKFDMQDKANQMSLLEEKNKVLRIEQQLEKRNNQLLLIAVIFVMGLLLSILIWLMKTLEQKNRFRQFSQTDGLTQVANRMHFMTCATDIFEKNSSGMSIILFDMDLFKKVNDTFGHATGDWVLKTVTEVVQSQLRKVDLFGRLGGEEFAICMPDSNSDTALQLAERCRNAIESIDTTASGHQFKLSASFGVASFPVSPNRTFKATLEAADQALYLSKSRGRNCVSVHHQ, from the coding sequence GTGACTGTATCAATTATTTTTCTGATGCTACTGACTTTTACATCCTCTGTATTTGCAGATAGTGCCGAAGAAATTGATCAACAACTTCAACTCTTTTTACAATATATAGACCGGGATATAGCAAAGGCCACTGTTGTATTGCAACATTTAACAGCCGAAAAAATACAATTTACTCAAGAGCAATCTAATAAATTTGTATTGTATAAAGCTTCATATTTAGGATTTGTGGGGCTTCATAAAGAGCGTATTGATATTGTTCAGTCAGTAATCGGAAATATAACTGATCAGAATCTTAAAGTTAAATTTTTAAATCAACTATCCGCATCTTATACGGCGCTAGGAGAATATGACAATGCACTAAATGCAATGAATCAAAGCATTTTATTACTGCCAACGATAGACAGTTACACCGCACAAATCGGTATTCTCCATTCGGCTGCAACTCTTCTATCTTCTCTACGCGCTTATGATGATGCGTTATCTTATGCTGACAGGATAATTAGCCTTCCCAGCCCCCAAGGTAATTTCCAAGCTAAATGTATCGGCTATGCGAATAAGGTACAGATCAATTTTGAACGTGGAAATCATGCTGATGCTCTTTCTTTAATGAAAGATGCAATCGACAGTTGCAACGCTAATGGTCGGAAAAGTATTGTGCTGTTTCTTAGGGGTTACGAGGTAATTGATTTAATTGAGGAGCACTCATATCAACAGGGAATCAAGCTGGGGCTACCTCTACTGATTGAATATTCCAAAGCTGATCAAAAATTAAATAATTTTTGTGAACTAGAGGAGGCCATAGCAAAGGCGTATCTGAAAATTGGGAATTTCTCGCTTGCAGAGACTCATGGTCTAAGTGCGTACGAGCATGAAAAAATAAATCAGTCTATGCAAGTCAGGCAAAAAATTAATACGACTATGGCACTCATTAAGCGCGCTCAAGGGCAGCTAGCTGCTGCTTTAGAATATTCTGACGCTGCATTAGTACTTAAAGATAAAGTATTGAATGAGCAATTGCAAAAAAGCGTTGCCTACCAACGTGTCAAGTTTGATATGCAGGATAAAGCTAATCAAATGAGTTTGCTGGAGGAGAAAAATAAGGTTCTTCGTATAGAGCAACAATTAGAAAAGCGTAATAATCAATTGTTGCTGATAGCAGTAATTTTTGTCATGGGATTGTTGCTATCCATTTTGATCTGGTTGATGAAAACCCTGGAACAAAAAAATCGCTTTCGTCAATTTTCCCAAACAGATGGCTTAACGCAGGTCGCAAACCGTATGCACTTTATGACTTGTGCGACCGATATTTTTGAAAAAAATTCTAGTGGGATGAGTATCATTTTGTTCGATATGGATTTGTTTAAAAAAGTGAATGACACTTTTGGTCATGCTACAGGTGACTGGGTCTTGAAGACAGTGACCGAGGTAGTGCAGTCTCAGCTCCGTAAAGTAGATTTGTTCGGACGGCTTGGAGGTGAGGAGTTCGCCATTTGTATGCCGGACTCGAATTCAGACACGGCCCTGCAGTTAGCAGAGCGCTGCCGCAATGCGATTGAATCTATTGACACCACCGCAAGCGGTCATCAATTCAAATTGTCCGCTAGTTTTGGCGTCGCCAGTTTTCCTGTCAGCCCAAATCGTACATTCAAAGCGACGCTGGAAGCAGCGGATCAGGCCTTATATTTGTCTAAATCTCGGGGGCGTAACTGTGTATCCGTCCATCATCAGTAG
- a CDS encoding dihydroorotase: MKLHIKNGRVIDPANQIDGVQDIYIAAGKIVAIGQAPADFVANKIIDATGLIVAPGLVDLSARLREPGFEYKATLESELQAAMRGGVTSLVCPPDTDPVLDESGLVEMLKQRAKIQNKAHVYPLGALTVGLKGEALTEMSALTDAGCIGFSQADVTIADTNILQRALQYASTFSYTVWLRPQDAFIGKGGVAHSGPLASRLGLSGVPVMAETIALHTLFELMRATGAKVHLCRISSAAGLDLVRQAKKEGLLLTCDVGAHHVHLTDADIGYFDANAHLTPPLRSQRDRDAIRSALLDGTIDAICSDHTPVDDDEKLLPFAEASPGATGLELLLSLTLKWVEDSHGTVSMTQALSTITNGAAKVASLPCGVLSVGSVADLCLFDPAARWLVEPKALTSQGKHTPFIGYELPGIVKATIVSGHVAYEVV, from the coding sequence ATGAAACTACACATCAAAAATGGCCGAGTGATTGACCCCGCCAACCAGATCGACGGCGTGCAGGATATTTATATTGCCGCTGGCAAGATCGTCGCCATTGGTCAGGCGCCTGCTGATTTTGTCGCGAATAAAATCATCGATGCGACCGGATTGATTGTCGCGCCAGGCTTGGTCGATCTCAGCGCCCGTTTGCGTGAGCCGGGTTTTGAATATAAAGCCACTTTAGAGTCCGAGTTGCAAGCTGCCATGCGCGGTGGCGTGACCAGTCTGGTTTGTCCGCCAGATACTGATCCAGTACTGGACGAATCCGGTTTGGTCGAGATGCTCAAACAACGCGCCAAAATCCAAAACAAGGCACATGTTTATCCCTTGGGCGCACTCACCGTTGGATTGAAAGGCGAAGCCCTGACAGAAATGTCTGCGCTGACCGACGCTGGTTGCATCGGCTTTTCGCAAGCGGATGTCACCATTGCCGACACCAACATACTGCAACGCGCACTGCAATATGCCAGCACTTTTTCTTATACCGTCTGGCTGCGTCCGCAAGATGCTTTTATCGGTAAAGGTGGTGTTGCCCACAGCGGACCGCTGGCATCGCGCCTTGGCTTATCCGGTGTGCCCGTTATGGCAGAAACGATTGCACTGCACACCTTATTTGAATTGATGCGTGCGACAGGTGCCAAAGTCCATCTATGTCGTATTTCATCTGCTGCCGGGTTAGATCTGGTGCGGCAGGCAAAAAAAGAAGGTTTGCTCCTCACTTGCGATGTCGGCGCGCATCACGTTCACCTGACCGATGCCGACATCGGCTACTTCGACGCCAATGCCCACCTCACGCCGCCACTGCGCAGCCAGCGTGACCGCGATGCGATCCGTAGCGCATTATTAGATGGCACGATAGACGCCATCTGCTCAGATCACACGCCGGTCGATGATGATGAAAAACTGCTGCCATTTGCCGAGGCATCACCCGGTGCCACTGGTTTGGAATTACTCTTGTCGCTGACTCTGAAATGGGTAGAGGACAGCCACGGCACAGTCTCCATGACGCAAGCTTTGTCGACAATCACCAACGGTGCCGCCAAGGTCGCCAGCTTGCCTTGCGGTGTGTTGAGTGTCGGCAGCGTCGCCGACCTGTGTCTGTTCGATCCAGCAGCCCGTTGGTTGGTCGAACCCAAAGCCCTGACTAGTCAAGGCAAGCACACGCCATTTATCGGCTATGAACTGCCCGGCATCGTCAAAGCCACCATCGTATCTGGTCATGTTGCGTATGAAGTGGTCTAG